The Impatiens glandulifera chromosome 3, dImpGla2.1, whole genome shotgun sequence genome contains a region encoding:
- the LOC124929887 gene encoding dof zinc finger protein DOF5.3-like, producing MEENEGTRDMSMLPLLPNPPRANLPPPPPPPSFPPPSCPRCHSFNTKFCYYNNYSLTQPRYFCKGCRRYWTHGGTLRNVPVGGSARKRRNGRSSLSTVSGSVGSLQPINFGQIHLHNGFGGGAVNPYLVNQSTNSQFYQMLINSRETAGNMEPMFMHQQPQQQPNMALAPPYQGLHFENPNFWSNMNNGTGGATGSTMIPADHWSNLPN from the exons ATGGAGGAGAATGAAGGTACTCGGGACATGAGCATGCTTCCTCTCCTTCCCAATCCTCCCCGGGCGAATCTTCCACCGCCTCCGCCTCCGCCGTCGTTTCCGCCGCCGAGCTGTCCCCGGTGTCATTCCTTCAACACCAAGTTTTGTTACTACAACAACTACAGCCTCACTCAGCCGAGGTACTTTTGCAAGGGCTGCCGGAGGTATTGGACACATGGTGGTACCCTCCGGAATGTCCCCGTCGGCGGTAGCGCCCGGAAGAGGAGGAACGGCAGATCCTCATTATCCACCGTCTCTGGCTCGGTTGGATCCCTGCAGCCGATCAACTTTGGTCAG ATTCATCTTCATAATGGATTTGGCGGTGGTGCTGTTAATCCCTACCTGGTAAACCAGTCTACCAATAGCCAGTTTTATCAAATGCTGATTAACAGCAGGGAGACAGCAGGCAACATGGAACCCATGTTCATGCATCAGCAGCCGCAGCAGCAACCGAACATGGCGTTAGCTCCTCCATATCAGGGACTGCACTTTGAAAACCCGAATTTTTGGAGCAACATGAACAATGGAACTGGTGGTGCTACTGGAAGTACCATGATTCCTGCAGATCATTGGTCTAATCTGCCTAACTAG